In a single window of the Phocoena sinus isolate mPhoSin1 chromosome 7, mPhoSin1.pri, whole genome shotgun sequence genome:
- the ZNF142 gene encoding zinc finger protein 142 isoform X1, with protein MTDPVLDSQPANSTGEMDGLCPELLLIPRPLSNRGLLEPVQSPCPSGNPPPLPADPGCLLVETTATEEDTENMEIIVEAVAGNLSPGAPGEAPGVLVKVVEVYFCERCEQSFAEPTLLSLHQCTETVIQPVQGLASPPCSVELPPSNLTLPGPLQRQSPPDSPLPCPVCRQEFAQPQALKSHFKIHRGTPDAFSCPESGCVFSAQDRKGLQHHLRQTHRALPVPCSFRGCPLLFGSQQGMELHRQAHYPFHCNHCSFVGSNIKLFRQHQRSHGAGTQGELSAVQGLPSQELLPALRVSPGEGEPSEEVGAPLPGQESAEEEDVEEEEDSGSQNSQKALEKGQGAQQLEGAVASGTESLFKTHMCPECKRCFKKRTHLVEHLHLHFPDPSLQCPNCQKFFTSKSKLKTHLLRELGQKAHRCPLCHYSAVERNALNRHMASMHEDISNFYSDTYACPVCREEFRLSQALKEHLKSHTAAAAAEPLPLRCFQEGCSHTAPDRKAFVKHLKETHGVRAVECRHHSCPMLFATAEAMEAHHKSHYAFHCPHCDFACSNKHLFRKHKKQGHPGSEELRCTFCPFATFNPVAYQDHVGKMHAHEKIHQCPECSFATAHKRVLIRHMLLHTGEKPHKCELCDFTCRDVSYLSKHMLTHSNTKDYMCTECGYVTKWKHYLSVHMRKHAGDLRYQCNQCSYRCHRADQLSSHKLRHQGKSLMCEVCAFACKRKYELQKHMASQHHPGTAAPLYPCRYCSYQSRHKQALLSHENCKHTRLREFHCALCDYRTFSNTALFFHKRKAHGYVPGDQVWQLRHAIQEPEGAGQCPTPPPDSEPSSQLSAQPEGPDHDPGTVVDPGLDQAPPETSEEDSAGKQDGGEVPQGHDLVGSPSPAEVDEGGCTLHLEALGVELEPVGNPPLEEITETAPVEFRALDPSGPLRLEGPDGTLTELSTFEGAEESILEKPVSEPPINPPSSEEPPNSWVGTFKANPPTETAPLPQFPESESLLKALRRQDKEQAEALVLEGRVQMVVIQGEGRAFRCPHCPFITRREKALNLHSRTGCQGHREPLLCPECGASFKQQRGLSTHLLKKCPVLLRKNKGLPRPDSPIPLHPQPPGTPASEDAAGRKPPPAPLEVEITLPKDAPSKLPGEPENIEEPVATLSGSTVPPAEDSSPTEAPEKFHFEQGKFHCNSCMFLCSRLSSITSHVAEGCRGGRGGRGGRGKRGASQTQPIVSLLSSRDSAPLSSGSAERSPGDGDAALVPKQKGARFSCPTCPFSCQQERALRTHQARGCPLEQSGELRCGLCPFTAPAAAALRLHQKRRHPAAAHGPRPPLQCGDCSFTCKQSRCLQQHRRLKHEGVKPHQCPFCDFSTTRRYRLEAHQSRHTGVGRIPCSSCPQTFGTNSKLRLHRLRVHDKTPTHFCPLCDYSGYLRHDITRHVNSCHQGTPAFACPQCEAQFSSETALKQHALRRHPEPTPPVPGSPAEATEGPLHCSRCGLLCPSPASLRGHTRKQHPRLECGACQEAFPSRPALDEHRRQQHFSHRCQLCDFAARERVGLVKHYLEQHEETSAAASSAGDAGQPPLRCPFCDFACRHQLVLDHHVKGHGGTRLYKCTDCAYSTKNRQKITWHSRVHTGEKPYRCHLCPYACADPSRLKYHMRIHKEERKYLCPDCGYKCKWVNQLKYHMTKHTGLKPYQCPECEYCTNRADALRVHQETRHREARAFMCEQCGKAFKTRFLLRTHLRKHSEAKPYVCNVCHRAFRWAAGLRHHALTHTDRHPFFCRLCSYKAKQKFQVVKHVRRHHPDQADPNQGVGKDPTTPTVHLHDVQLEDPGPPAPAAPPTGPEG; from the exons ATGACAGACCCTGTGTTGGACTCACAGCCAGCCAACAGCACTGGGGAGATGGATGGACTGTGCCCTGAGCTATTGCTGATCCCCCGACCTCTCTCTAACCGTGGACTCCTAGAGCCTGTCCAGAGCCCCTGTCCTTCTGGGAACCCTCCACCTTTGCCTGCTGACCCAGGCTGCCTGCTGGTAGAAACCACAGCAACTGAAGAGGACACAGAGAACATGGAGATCATTGTGGAAGCAGTAGCTGGAAACCTGTCCCCAGGTGCTCCTGGAGAGGCCCCAG GTGTCCTGGTAAAGGTGGTGGAGGTGTACTTCTGTGAGCGCTGTGAGCAGAGCTTCGCAGAGCCCACTCTGCTGTCCCTGCACCAGTGCACTGAGACCGTTATACAGCCTGTGCAGGGCCTCGCTAGCCCCCCCTGCTCTGTAGAGCTGCCCCCCAGCAACCTCACTCTCCCTGGCCCTCTGCAGCGCCAGAGCCCACCAGATAGCCCCCTGCCATGCCCTGTGTGTAGACAGGAGTttgcccagccccaggccctgaaGAGCCACTTCAAGATTCACCGGGGCACTCCAGATGCCTTCTCCTGCCCAGAGTCTGGCTGTGTGTTCTCTGCTCAAGATCGCAAGGGTCTACAGCACCACCTGAGGCAGACCCACAGAGCGCTTCCCGTGCCCTGTTCTTTCCGGGGCTGCCCCCTGCTCTTCGGGAGCCAGCAGGGCATGGAGCTGCACCGGCAGGCCCATTACCCTTTCCACTGCAACCACTGCAGCTTCGTGGGCTCCAACATCAAACTCTTCCGGCAGCATCAGCGGAGTCACGGGGCCGGGACACAGGGAGAACTGTCTGCTGTTCAGGGTCTTCCATCTCAGGAGCTGCTGCCAG CTCTCAGAGTGTCCCCAGGAGAGGGAGAGCCTTCAGAGGAAGTAGGAGCACCCTTGCCTGGGCAGGAGTCAGCTGAAGAGGAGGACgtagaggaagaagaggacagTGGCAGCCAGAACTCACAGAAAGCCCTGGAGAAAGGCCAGGGGGCTCAGCAGTTGGAGG GAGCTGTGGCTTCTGGCACCGAGTCCCTCTTCAAGACCCACATGTGTCCAGAATGCAAGCGCTGCTTCAAGAAGCGGACCCATCTGGTGGAGCACCTACACCTCCACTTCCCAGACCCCAGTCTCCAGTGCCCCAACTGCCAAAAGTTCTTCACCAGTAAGAGCAAGCTCAAGACCCACCTGCTGCGGGAGCTGGGCCAAAAGGCCCACCGCTGCCCACTGTGCCACTATAGTGCAGTGGAGAGGAATGCCCTCAACCGCCACATGGCCAGCATGCATGAGGACATTTCCAACTTCTACTCAGATACCTATGCCTGTCCTGTCTGCCGGGAGGAGTTCCGCCTCAGCCAGGCCCTTAAGGAGCACCTCAAGAGCCACACCGCAGCAGCTGCGGCCGAGCCGCTGCCCCTTCGCTGCTTTCAGGAGGGCTGTAGCCACACGGCACCCGACCGCAAGGCCTTCGTAAAGCATCTGAAGGAGACCCACGGCGTGCGGGCCGTGGAGTGCCGCCATCACTCGTGTCCCATGCTCTTCGCCACAGCAGAAGCCATGGAGGCCCACCACAAAAGCCACTATGCCTTCCACTGCCCCCACTGTGACTTCGCCTGCTCCAACAAGCACCTGTTCCGTAAACATAAGAAGCAGGGCCACCCTGGCAGTGAAGAGCTGCGCTGCACCTTCTGCCCCTTTGCCACCTTCAACCCGGTGGCCTACCAGGACCATGTGGGCAAGATGCATGCTCACGAGAAGATCCATCAGTGCCCTGAGTGCAGCTTTGCTACCGCCCACAAGAGGGTGCTGATCCGCCACATGCTGCTGCATACTG gCGAGAAGCCACACAAGTGTGAGCTGTGTGACTTCACGTGTCGAGACGTGAGCTACCTGTCCAAGCACATGCTGACCCACTCTAACACCAAGGATTACATGTGCACCGAATGCGGCTACGTCACCAAGTGGAAGCACTACCTCAGCGTGCACATGCGGAAACACGCGGGCGACCTCAG ATACCAGTGCAACCAGTGCTCCTATCGCTGCCACCGGGCTGATCAGCTGAGCAGCCACAAGCTGCGGCACCAGGGCAAGTCCCTGATGTGCGAGGTGTGCGCCTTCGCTTGCAAGCGGAAGTACGAGCTGCAGAAGCACATGGCTTCCCAGCACCACCCCGGCACGGCCGCCCCACTCTACCCCTGCCGCTATTGCAGCTACCAGAGCCGCCACAAGCAGGCCCTGCTGAGCCATGAGAACTGCAAGCACACCCGCCTCCGAGAGTTCCACTGTGCCCTCTGCGACTATCGCACCTTCAGCAACACTGCCCTCTTCTTCCACAAGCGCAAAGCCCACGGCTACGTGCCCGGGGACCAGGTCTGGCAGCTTCGCCATGCCATCCAGGAGCCAGAGGGAGCCGGGCAGTGCCCAACACCCCCACCAGACTCAGAGCCCTCAAGTCAGCTGTCTGCCCAGCCTGAGGGGCCGGACCATGACCCAGGGACGGTGGTGGACCCCGGCTTGGATCAGGCCCCGCCAGAGACCAGTGAGGAGGACAGTGCTGGGAAACAGGACGGCGGTGAGGTTCCCCAGGGGCATGACCTAGTTGGCAGCCCCAGTCCGGCGGAGGTAGATGAGGGAGGCTGCACGCTACACCTAGAGGCGCTGGGAGTGGAGCTGGAGCCTGTGGGCAACCCGCCCCTTGAGGAGATCACCGAAACAGCTCCTGTGGAGTTCAGGGCCCTGGATCCCTCAGGGCCTCTGAGACTGGAAGGGCCAGATGGAACTTTGACAGAGCTGTCTACCTTTGAAGGTGCTGAAGAGTCCATTCTGGAAAAGCCAGTCTCTGAGCCCCCTATAAATCCCCCTTCCTCAGAGGAGCCCCCTAACAGCTGGGTGGGAACCTTCAAGGCAAATCCACCCACTGAGACAGCACCCCTGCCCCAGTTCCCTGAATCAGAGTCATTACTCAAGGCCCTAAGGAGGCAGGACAAAGAACAGGCAGAGGCGCTGGTGCTGGAGGGGCGGGTTCAGATGGTAGTGATACAGGGAGAGGGGCGGGCTTTCCGCTGCCCACACTGCCCTTTCATCACCCGCCGGGAGAAGGCCCTGAATCTGCACTCCAGGACTGGGTGCCAGGGCCACCGAgagcccctcctctgccctgaGTGTGGAGCCAGCTTCAAGCAACAGCGTGGCCTTAGCACCCATCTGCTGAAGAAGTGCCCTGTTCTCCTCAGAAAGAACAAGGGCTTGCCCAGACCAGATTCACCCATCCCTCTGCATCCTCAGCCCCCGGGCACGCCGGCCTCAGAGGATGCAGCAGGTAGGAAGCCCCCACCTGCACCATTAGAAGTAGAGATCACACTCCCAAAAGATGCTCCTTCCAAGCTTCCTGGGGAGCCAGAAAACATAGAGGAGCCTGTTGCCACACTCTCTGGCTCCACAGTCCCTCCTGCAGAAGACTCCTCGCCCACAGAGGCCCCTGAGAAGTTCCACTTTGAGCAGGGCAAGTTTCACTGCAACTCATGCATGTTCCTTTGCTCTCGGCTTTCCTCCATTACCTCTCACGTGGCTGAAGGCTGCCGGGGCGGACGTGGCGGACGTGGCGGGAGAGGAAAGCGAGGCGCCTCCCAGACCCAGCCTATTGTGTCCCTGCTGAGCAGCAGGGACTCTGCTCCCCTGAGCAGTGGGAGTGCAGAGCGCAGCCCTGGTGATGGGGATGCAGCTCTGGTTCCAAAGCAGAAGGGGGCTCGCTTCTCCTGCCCGACGTGTCCCTTTAGCTGCCAGCAGGAACGGGCCCTGAGGACTCACCAGGCCCGGGGCTGCCCCCTTGAGCAGTCTGGAGAGCTGCGCTGTGGCCTCTGCCCATTCAccgctcctgctgctgctgccctgaGGCTCCACCAGAAGCGGAGGCACCCCGCCGCAGCCCATGGCCCCCGGCCCCCTCTTCAGTGTGGGGACTGCAGCTTCACCTGTAAACAGAGCCGGTGCCTACAGCAGCACCGGCGGCTGAAGCATGAGGGGGTGAAGCCACATCAGTGTCCTTTCTGTGACTTTTCCACCACCAGACGGTACCGGTTAGAGGCTCACCAGTCCCGACACACAGGTGTTGGCCGCATCCCCTGCAGCTCCTGTCCCCAGACATTTGGTACCAACTCAAAACTGCGCTTGCACCGGTTGAGGGTACACGACAAAACACCCACCCACTTCTGTCCACTCTGTGACTATAGTGGCTACCTTCGCCATGACATCACTCGCCACGTTAACAGTTGCCACCAGGGCACCCCAGCCTTTGCCTGCCCCCAGTGTGAGGCCCAGTTCAGCTCTGAGACAGCACTCAAGCAGCATGCTCTGCGCCGGCATCCCGAGCCTACGCCCCCTGTCCCTGGCTCGCCCGCAGAGGCCACTGAGGGCCCACTGCACTGCTCCCGCTGTGGGCTGCtgtgccccagccctgccagcctGCGAGGGCACACCCGGAAACAGCACCCACGGCTCGAATGTGGGGCCTGTCAGGAGGCCTTCCCCAGCCGGCCGGCATTGGACGAGCACCGAAGGCAGCAGCATTTCAGCCACCGctgccagctctgtgactttgctGCCCGGGAACGGGTGGGCCTGGTGAAGCACTACTTGGAACAGCACGAGGAGACTTCAGCAGCGGCGTCCTCAGCTGGGGATGCTGGCCAGCCCCCTCTGCGCTGCCCTTTTTGTGACTTTGCGTGCCGCCATCAGCTGGTGCTAGATCACCACGTGAAAGGGCACGGGGGCACCCGGCTCTACAAGTGCACTGACTGTGCTTACAGCACCAAGAACCGGCAAAAGATCACCTGGCACAGCCGCGTCCACACTGGGGAAAAGCCCTACCGCTGTCACCTCTGTCCCTATGCCTGTGCTGACCCCTCTCGCCTCAAG TACCATATGCGGATTCACAAGGAGGAGCGGAAGTATCTGTGCCCTGACTGTGGCTACAAGTGCAAGTGGGTCAACCAGCTCAAGTACCACATGACCAAGCACACAG GACTGAAGCCATACCAGTGTCCCGAGTGTGAGTACTGCACGAACAGGGCCGACGCACTGCGCGTGCACCAGGAGACGCGGCACCGGGAAGCACGAGCCTTCATGTGTGAGCAGTGCGGCAAGGCCTTCAAGACACGCTTCCTGCTGCGCACCCACCTCCGCAAGCACAGCGAGGCCAAGCCCTACGTGTGCAACGTGTGCCACCGTGCTTTCCGCTGGGCCGCTGGCCTGCGCCATCACGCCCTCACCCACACCGACCGCCACCCTTTCTTCTGCCGCCTCTGCAGCTACAAGGCCAAGCAGAAATTTCAGGTGGTCAAGCACGTGCGCAGGCACCACCCTGACCAGGCTGACCCAAACCAAGGCGTGGGCAAGGACCCCACCACGCCCACGGTGCACCTACATGACGTGCAGTTGGAGGATCCCGGCCCCCCTGCTCCTGCTGCTCCCCCCACTGGACCTGAGGGCTGA
- the ZNF142 gene encoding zinc finger protein 142 isoform X2, translating into MTDPVLDSQPANSTGEMDGLCPELLLIPRPLSNRGLLEPVQSPCPSGNPPPLPADPGCLLVETTATEEDTENMEIIVEAVAGNLSPGAPGEAPALRVSPGEGEPSEEVGAPLPGQESAEEEDVEEEEDSGSQNSQKALEKGQGAQQLEGAVASGTESLFKTHMCPECKRCFKKRTHLVEHLHLHFPDPSLQCPNCQKFFTSKSKLKTHLLRELGQKAHRCPLCHYSAVERNALNRHMASMHEDISNFYSDTYACPVCREEFRLSQALKEHLKSHTAAAAAEPLPLRCFQEGCSHTAPDRKAFVKHLKETHGVRAVECRHHSCPMLFATAEAMEAHHKSHYAFHCPHCDFACSNKHLFRKHKKQGHPGSEELRCTFCPFATFNPVAYQDHVGKMHAHEKIHQCPECSFATAHKRVLIRHMLLHTGEKPHKCELCDFTCRDVSYLSKHMLTHSNTKDYMCTECGYVTKWKHYLSVHMRKHAGDLRYQCNQCSYRCHRADQLSSHKLRHQGKSLMCEVCAFACKRKYELQKHMASQHHPGTAAPLYPCRYCSYQSRHKQALLSHENCKHTRLREFHCALCDYRTFSNTALFFHKRKAHGYVPGDQVWQLRHAIQEPEGAGQCPTPPPDSEPSSQLSAQPEGPDHDPGTVVDPGLDQAPPETSEEDSAGKQDGGEVPQGHDLVGSPSPAEVDEGGCTLHLEALGVELEPVGNPPLEEITETAPVEFRALDPSGPLRLEGPDGTLTELSTFEGAEESILEKPVSEPPINPPSSEEPPNSWVGTFKANPPTETAPLPQFPESESLLKALRRQDKEQAEALVLEGRVQMVVIQGEGRAFRCPHCPFITRREKALNLHSRTGCQGHREPLLCPECGASFKQQRGLSTHLLKKCPVLLRKNKGLPRPDSPIPLHPQPPGTPASEDAAGRKPPPAPLEVEITLPKDAPSKLPGEPENIEEPVATLSGSTVPPAEDSSPTEAPEKFHFEQGKFHCNSCMFLCSRLSSITSHVAEGCRGGRGGRGGRGKRGASQTQPIVSLLSSRDSAPLSSGSAERSPGDGDAALVPKQKGARFSCPTCPFSCQQERALRTHQARGCPLEQSGELRCGLCPFTAPAAAALRLHQKRRHPAAAHGPRPPLQCGDCSFTCKQSRCLQQHRRLKHEGVKPHQCPFCDFSTTRRYRLEAHQSRHTGVGRIPCSSCPQTFGTNSKLRLHRLRVHDKTPTHFCPLCDYSGYLRHDITRHVNSCHQGTPAFACPQCEAQFSSETALKQHALRRHPEPTPPVPGSPAEATEGPLHCSRCGLLCPSPASLRGHTRKQHPRLECGACQEAFPSRPALDEHRRQQHFSHRCQLCDFAARERVGLVKHYLEQHEETSAAASSAGDAGQPPLRCPFCDFACRHQLVLDHHVKGHGGTRLYKCTDCAYSTKNRQKITWHSRVHTGEKPYRCHLCPYACADPSRLKYHMRIHKEERKYLCPDCGYKCKWVNQLKYHMTKHTGLKPYQCPECEYCTNRADALRVHQETRHREARAFMCEQCGKAFKTRFLLRTHLRKHSEAKPYVCNVCHRAFRWAAGLRHHALTHTDRHPFFCRLCSYKAKQKFQVVKHVRRHHPDQADPNQGVGKDPTTPTVHLHDVQLEDPGPPAPAAPPTGPEG; encoded by the exons ATGACAGACCCTGTGTTGGACTCACAGCCAGCCAACAGCACTGGGGAGATGGATGGACTGTGCCCTGAGCTATTGCTGATCCCCCGACCTCTCTCTAACCGTGGACTCCTAGAGCCTGTCCAGAGCCCCTGTCCTTCTGGGAACCCTCCACCTTTGCCTGCTGACCCAGGCTGCCTGCTGGTAGAAACCACAGCAACTGAAGAGGACACAGAGAACATGGAGATCATTGTGGAAGCAGTAGCTGGAAACCTGTCCCCAGGTGCTCCTGGAGAGGCCCCAG CTCTCAGAGTGTCCCCAGGAGAGGGAGAGCCTTCAGAGGAAGTAGGAGCACCCTTGCCTGGGCAGGAGTCAGCTGAAGAGGAGGACgtagaggaagaagaggacagTGGCAGCCAGAACTCACAGAAAGCCCTGGAGAAAGGCCAGGGGGCTCAGCAGTTGGAGG GAGCTGTGGCTTCTGGCACCGAGTCCCTCTTCAAGACCCACATGTGTCCAGAATGCAAGCGCTGCTTCAAGAAGCGGACCCATCTGGTGGAGCACCTACACCTCCACTTCCCAGACCCCAGTCTCCAGTGCCCCAACTGCCAAAAGTTCTTCACCAGTAAGAGCAAGCTCAAGACCCACCTGCTGCGGGAGCTGGGCCAAAAGGCCCACCGCTGCCCACTGTGCCACTATAGTGCAGTGGAGAGGAATGCCCTCAACCGCCACATGGCCAGCATGCATGAGGACATTTCCAACTTCTACTCAGATACCTATGCCTGTCCTGTCTGCCGGGAGGAGTTCCGCCTCAGCCAGGCCCTTAAGGAGCACCTCAAGAGCCACACCGCAGCAGCTGCGGCCGAGCCGCTGCCCCTTCGCTGCTTTCAGGAGGGCTGTAGCCACACGGCACCCGACCGCAAGGCCTTCGTAAAGCATCTGAAGGAGACCCACGGCGTGCGGGCCGTGGAGTGCCGCCATCACTCGTGTCCCATGCTCTTCGCCACAGCAGAAGCCATGGAGGCCCACCACAAAAGCCACTATGCCTTCCACTGCCCCCACTGTGACTTCGCCTGCTCCAACAAGCACCTGTTCCGTAAACATAAGAAGCAGGGCCACCCTGGCAGTGAAGAGCTGCGCTGCACCTTCTGCCCCTTTGCCACCTTCAACCCGGTGGCCTACCAGGACCATGTGGGCAAGATGCATGCTCACGAGAAGATCCATCAGTGCCCTGAGTGCAGCTTTGCTACCGCCCACAAGAGGGTGCTGATCCGCCACATGCTGCTGCATACTG gCGAGAAGCCACACAAGTGTGAGCTGTGTGACTTCACGTGTCGAGACGTGAGCTACCTGTCCAAGCACATGCTGACCCACTCTAACACCAAGGATTACATGTGCACCGAATGCGGCTACGTCACCAAGTGGAAGCACTACCTCAGCGTGCACATGCGGAAACACGCGGGCGACCTCAG ATACCAGTGCAACCAGTGCTCCTATCGCTGCCACCGGGCTGATCAGCTGAGCAGCCACAAGCTGCGGCACCAGGGCAAGTCCCTGATGTGCGAGGTGTGCGCCTTCGCTTGCAAGCGGAAGTACGAGCTGCAGAAGCACATGGCTTCCCAGCACCACCCCGGCACGGCCGCCCCACTCTACCCCTGCCGCTATTGCAGCTACCAGAGCCGCCACAAGCAGGCCCTGCTGAGCCATGAGAACTGCAAGCACACCCGCCTCCGAGAGTTCCACTGTGCCCTCTGCGACTATCGCACCTTCAGCAACACTGCCCTCTTCTTCCACAAGCGCAAAGCCCACGGCTACGTGCCCGGGGACCAGGTCTGGCAGCTTCGCCATGCCATCCAGGAGCCAGAGGGAGCCGGGCAGTGCCCAACACCCCCACCAGACTCAGAGCCCTCAAGTCAGCTGTCTGCCCAGCCTGAGGGGCCGGACCATGACCCAGGGACGGTGGTGGACCCCGGCTTGGATCAGGCCCCGCCAGAGACCAGTGAGGAGGACAGTGCTGGGAAACAGGACGGCGGTGAGGTTCCCCAGGGGCATGACCTAGTTGGCAGCCCCAGTCCGGCGGAGGTAGATGAGGGAGGCTGCACGCTACACCTAGAGGCGCTGGGAGTGGAGCTGGAGCCTGTGGGCAACCCGCCCCTTGAGGAGATCACCGAAACAGCTCCTGTGGAGTTCAGGGCCCTGGATCCCTCAGGGCCTCTGAGACTGGAAGGGCCAGATGGAACTTTGACAGAGCTGTCTACCTTTGAAGGTGCTGAAGAGTCCATTCTGGAAAAGCCAGTCTCTGAGCCCCCTATAAATCCCCCTTCCTCAGAGGAGCCCCCTAACAGCTGGGTGGGAACCTTCAAGGCAAATCCACCCACTGAGACAGCACCCCTGCCCCAGTTCCCTGAATCAGAGTCATTACTCAAGGCCCTAAGGAGGCAGGACAAAGAACAGGCAGAGGCGCTGGTGCTGGAGGGGCGGGTTCAGATGGTAGTGATACAGGGAGAGGGGCGGGCTTTCCGCTGCCCACACTGCCCTTTCATCACCCGCCGGGAGAAGGCCCTGAATCTGCACTCCAGGACTGGGTGCCAGGGCCACCGAgagcccctcctctgccctgaGTGTGGAGCCAGCTTCAAGCAACAGCGTGGCCTTAGCACCCATCTGCTGAAGAAGTGCCCTGTTCTCCTCAGAAAGAACAAGGGCTTGCCCAGACCAGATTCACCCATCCCTCTGCATCCTCAGCCCCCGGGCACGCCGGCCTCAGAGGATGCAGCAGGTAGGAAGCCCCCACCTGCACCATTAGAAGTAGAGATCACACTCCCAAAAGATGCTCCTTCCAAGCTTCCTGGGGAGCCAGAAAACATAGAGGAGCCTGTTGCCACACTCTCTGGCTCCACAGTCCCTCCTGCAGAAGACTCCTCGCCCACAGAGGCCCCTGAGAAGTTCCACTTTGAGCAGGGCAAGTTTCACTGCAACTCATGCATGTTCCTTTGCTCTCGGCTTTCCTCCATTACCTCTCACGTGGCTGAAGGCTGCCGGGGCGGACGTGGCGGACGTGGCGGGAGAGGAAAGCGAGGCGCCTCCCAGACCCAGCCTATTGTGTCCCTGCTGAGCAGCAGGGACTCTGCTCCCCTGAGCAGTGGGAGTGCAGAGCGCAGCCCTGGTGATGGGGATGCAGCTCTGGTTCCAAAGCAGAAGGGGGCTCGCTTCTCCTGCCCGACGTGTCCCTTTAGCTGCCAGCAGGAACGGGCCCTGAGGACTCACCAGGCCCGGGGCTGCCCCCTTGAGCAGTCTGGAGAGCTGCGCTGTGGCCTCTGCCCATTCAccgctcctgctgctgctgccctgaGGCTCCACCAGAAGCGGAGGCACCCCGCCGCAGCCCATGGCCCCCGGCCCCCTCTTCAGTGTGGGGACTGCAGCTTCACCTGTAAACAGAGCCGGTGCCTACAGCAGCACCGGCGGCTGAAGCATGAGGGGGTGAAGCCACATCAGTGTCCTTTCTGTGACTTTTCCACCACCAGACGGTACCGGTTAGAGGCTCACCAGTCCCGACACACAGGTGTTGGCCGCATCCCCTGCAGCTCCTGTCCCCAGACATTTGGTACCAACTCAAAACTGCGCTTGCACCGGTTGAGGGTACACGACAAAACACCCACCCACTTCTGTCCACTCTGTGACTATAGTGGCTACCTTCGCCATGACATCACTCGCCACGTTAACAGTTGCCACCAGGGCACCCCAGCCTTTGCCTGCCCCCAGTGTGAGGCCCAGTTCAGCTCTGAGACAGCACTCAAGCAGCATGCTCTGCGCCGGCATCCCGAGCCTACGCCCCCTGTCCCTGGCTCGCCCGCAGAGGCCACTGAGGGCCCACTGCACTGCTCCCGCTGTGGGCTGCtgtgccccagccctgccagcctGCGAGGGCACACCCGGAAACAGCACCCACGGCTCGAATGTGGGGCCTGTCAGGAGGCCTTCCCCAGCCGGCCGGCATTGGACGAGCACCGAAGGCAGCAGCATTTCAGCCACCGctgccagctctgtgactttgctGCCCGGGAACGGGTGGGCCTGGTGAAGCACTACTTGGAACAGCACGAGGAGACTTCAGCAGCGGCGTCCTCAGCTGGGGATGCTGGCCAGCCCCCTCTGCGCTGCCCTTTTTGTGACTTTGCGTGCCGCCATCAGCTGGTGCTAGATCACCACGTGAAAGGGCACGGGGGCACCCGGCTCTACAAGTGCACTGACTGTGCTTACAGCACCAAGAACCGGCAAAAGATCACCTGGCACAGCCGCGTCCACACTGGGGAAAAGCCCTACCGCTGTCACCTCTGTCCCTATGCCTGTGCTGACCCCTCTCGCCTCAAG TACCATATGCGGATTCACAAGGAGGAGCGGAAGTATCTGTGCCCTGACTGTGGCTACAAGTGCAAGTGGGTCAACCAGCTCAAGTACCACATGACCAAGCACACAG GACTGAAGCCATACCAGTGTCCCGAGTGTGAGTACTGCACGAACAGGGCCGACGCACTGCGCGTGCACCAGGAGACGCGGCACCGGGAAGCACGAGCCTTCATGTGTGAGCAGTGCGGCAAGGCCTTCAAGACACGCTTCCTGCTGCGCACCCACCTCCGCAAGCACAGCGAGGCCAAGCCCTACGTGTGCAACGTGTGCCACCGTGCTTTCCGCTGGGCCGCTGGCCTGCGCCATCACGCCCTCACCCACACCGACCGCCACCCTTTCTTCTGCCGCCTCTGCAGCTACAAGGCCAAGCAGAAATTTCAGGTGGTCAAGCACGTGCGCAGGCACCACCCTGACCAGGCTGACCCAAACCAAGGCGTGGGCAAGGACCCCACCACGCCCACGGTGCACCTACATGACGTGCAGTTGGAGGATCCCGGCCCCCCTGCTCCTGCTGCTCCCCCCACTGGACCTGAGGGCTGA